Proteins encoded within one genomic window of Pseudomonadota bacterium:
- a CDS encoding SIR2 family protein: MDIYAQLDPRAHTSLQLIAEADDAKKRLEISELDLFDLSDQQIVELRRFQRSEFDVTLGMLERRIDSQASETSKVRQAVRDTLSKLNPKPSPIHKALIQLSNRGVATALATTNFDLLLEDAAQSLGLQTTTSSLGAIPRPGRSREFAGILHIHGALKRDPVDPSDLVLSDQDFGESYLRRRMATDFIHDAARLFNLVLVGYQANDPPMRYLLNAVAADGLRFPDVRERFVFVGSESIDRVEMQDWRSRGITPIWYDSKNSHAALLDTLTRWSQLSAINGEQQVIERTLTSIVNKSVDAATDAERDLFDHLVRRGNSRERNRLTRLASKSKPDLGWLDRIVAILREPRGEERK, translated from the coding sequence TTGGACATCTACGCCCAACTCGACCCGCGCGCTCACACGTCTCTGCAACTGATCGCTGAAGCCGATGATGCGAAGAAGAGGCTGGAAATCTCGGAACTCGACCTCTTCGATCTATCCGATCAACAGATCGTAGAGTTGAGGCGATTCCAACGATCCGAATTCGATGTGACGCTAGGTATGCTCGAGAGACGAATAGACTCTCAAGCGAGCGAGACTAGCAAGGTCAGGCAAGCCGTAAGAGACACTCTGTCCAAGCTGAACCCCAAACCATCACCTATCCACAAGGCCCTCATTCAACTGTCAAACCGTGGCGTTGCTACGGCGCTTGCCACGACCAACTTCGACCTACTCCTGGAGGATGCCGCGCAATCGCTAGGGCTGCAAACAACGACATCTTCCCTCGGCGCCATTCCGAGGCCCGGCCGAAGTAGAGAGTTTGCCGGCATCCTTCACATTCATGGTGCCCTCAAACGCGACCCGGTGGATCCATCTGACCTCGTGTTGTCTGATCAGGACTTTGGCGAGTCTTACCTGCGACGACGAATGGCAACAGACTTCATCCACGACGCGGCTAGGCTGTTCAACCTCGTGTTGGTGGGATATCAGGCAAACGATCCCCCGATGCGCTACCTGCTGAATGCTGTGGCGGCAGACGGGTTGAGGTTTCCAGACGTGAGAGAGCGTTTCGTGTTCGTCGGCTCCGAGAGCATTGACAGGGTCGAAATGCAGGACTGGAGGTCCCGAGGGATTACGCCAATTTGGTACGACAGCAAGAACTCGCACGCCGCACTGCTGGACACGCTGACACGCTGGTCACAACTATCTGCAATCAACGGCGAGCAACAAGTCATAGAACGCACGCTCACGAGCATCGTGAACAAGTCCGTTGACGCAGCCACGGACGCGGAACGAGACCTCTTTGATCACCTTGTTCGGCGAGGCAACTCGAGAGAGAGAAATCGATTGACTAGGTTAGCGTCGAAGTCTAAGCCTGACCTGGGCTGGCTCGATCGCATAGTTGCCATTCTCCGGGAACCCAGAGGCGAAGAACGGAAATGA
- a CDS encoding patatin-like phospholipase family protein, which produces MFNPDQKRLLSLDGGGILGVISLGALRKIEQDLRAVTGKPDLRLNEFFDYIAGTSTGAIIAAGLSLGKTVDELEKLYVEEGADIFDKKGLAKRLWTRGRSSYSHKKLTARLKREYTEKSILELQNEARLSRDKHLMVVTRNVETDSPWPVSTNPAAKYNDPQRKDCNLKIPLWQLVRASSAAPTYFAPERLQWDPSDPDKQFYFEDGGVTPYNNPAFLLFKMATAPEYRCGWESGEDKMMLISVGTSYSYRLLPDPHSGGEGLIATAKTLPREFMLAMAIENDLSCRCLGRCVAGLPLDREVGDLIPADGAKTDRRFLYARYDVETSAQALATAGLGDIDPDGLVMDNVKAIPDLQRIGRKLGEAVDLRAQFAPFL; this is translated from the coding sequence ATGTTCAACCCCGACCAGAAACGCCTGCTCTCTCTCGATGGCGGTGGCATCCTCGGTGTCATTTCCCTCGGTGCGCTGCGTAAGATCGAACAGGATCTACGCGCGGTTACCGGAAAGCCCGATCTGCGGCTCAACGAGTTCTTTGACTACATCGCGGGCACCAGCACCGGCGCCATTATCGCGGCGGGCCTGTCACTTGGAAAGACGGTGGACGAACTCGAGAAGCTCTACGTGGAGGAGGGCGCGGATATCTTCGACAAGAAGGGCTTGGCAAAGCGCCTCTGGACGCGCGGCCGCAGCAGCTATTCGCACAAGAAGCTGACAGCTCGACTGAAGCGCGAGTACACCGAGAAATCGATTCTGGAATTGCAGAATGAGGCGCGCTTGTCGCGCGACAAGCACCTTATGGTTGTGACGCGCAATGTGGAGACCGACAGCCCCTGGCCGGTGAGCACCAATCCGGCGGCGAAGTACAACGATCCGCAGCGTAAAGACTGCAACCTCAAGATCCCGCTTTGGCAGTTGGTGCGCGCGAGCTCGGCGGCACCGACGTACTTCGCACCGGAGCGGCTGCAGTGGGACCCCAGCGATCCGGACAAGCAGTTCTATTTCGAGGACGGTGGCGTTACGCCCTACAACAATCCCGCTTTCTTGCTCTTCAAGATGGCGACCGCTCCCGAGTACCGATGCGGTTGGGAGAGCGGCGAAGACAAGATGATGCTGATTTCCGTAGGCACTAGCTACAGCTATCGGCTGCTGCCCGATCCCCATTCTGGTGGTGAGGGCCTCATTGCCACCGCTAAGACCCTCCCGCGGGAGTTCATGCTGGCGATGGCGATCGAGAACGACCTGAGTTGTCGCTGCCTTGGCCGATGCGTTGCCGGTCTGCCCTTGGACAGGGAGGTGGGTGATCTGATTCCCGCCGACGGAGCAAAGACGGACCGCCGCTTCCTCTATGCGCGCTACGATGTCGAAACGTCTGCGCAGGCGCTAGCGACGGCAGGCTTGGGGGATATCGATCCGGACGGTTTGGTAATGGACAACGTCAAGGCCATTCCCGATCTTCAGCGAATCGGTCGCAAGCTTGGCGAAGCGGTGGATCTGCGGGCTCAGTTCGCGCCCTTCCTGTAG
- a CDS encoding PepSY-associated TM helix domain-containing protein: MDTANRGLARWYWVHKWSSLICTAFVLLACITGLPLVFAEELDSLGHAHAGAADESSWLDFDTLLQRVQAARPQAVPQFVIREPTTPGITVVGMGKRVDAPLVESEQVQLDNATGEILAAGGEFDGVLGVLAQLHIELFAGQLGTLFLGLMTVFLLIALISGVVIYVPFMGNRTYERPPARSSQRQRWSWLHNGLGMVLAVWLFTVALTGAINTVGAPIIQLWLMTGVRDAVASDTVSVEANATLSSFEQAYRRAARQLPDSDFYFAMFPGTEFSSDRHYLIFQTGRSPLASRLFKPVIVNGYSGEFVGAPEFPWYLKALLLSQPLHFGDYGGLTLKIAWFVLDVGAIVLLWSGVALWLRRRRARHQQHGVAAAPAQGVS, from the coding sequence ATGGACACCGCCAACCGGGGGCTCGCGCGCTGGTACTGGGTACACAAGTGGTCGAGCCTCATCTGTACGGCCTTTGTACTGCTCGCTTGCATCACCGGTCTTCCCCTTGTGTTCGCTGAAGAACTCGACTCACTTGGTCACGCGCACGCGGGAGCCGCAGACGAGAGTAGCTGGCTGGACTTCGATACCCTGCTCCAGCGAGTGCAAGCCGCTCGACCGCAAGCGGTGCCTCAGTTCGTGATCCGCGAGCCGACCACGCCGGGCATCACGGTCGTCGGAATGGGGAAACGCGTGGATGCCCCCCTGGTGGAGAGCGAGCAGGTGCAGCTGGACAACGCCACCGGGGAGATCCTTGCCGCGGGTGGCGAGTTCGACGGCGTGCTCGGGGTTTTGGCGCAGCTGCACATCGAACTGTTCGCCGGGCAGCTCGGCACCCTGTTTCTCGGGTTGATGACCGTGTTTCTACTCATCGCGCTGATCAGCGGCGTCGTCATCTACGTGCCCTTCATGGGCAACCGCACCTACGAGCGCCCTCCGGCGCGCAGCAGCCAACGGCAGCGTTGGTCCTGGCTGCACAACGGCCTCGGGATGGTGTTGGCGGTATGGTTGTTCACCGTGGCACTCACGGGCGCGATCAACACGGTGGGGGCGCCGATCATTCAGCTGTGGCTGATGACTGGCGTCAGGGATGCCGTCGCCTCGGATACGGTGTCCGTTGAAGCGAACGCTACGCTTAGCTCCTTCGAGCAAGCCTACCGCCGAGCCGCCCGGCAACTGCCCGACTCCGATTTCTACTTCGCCATGTTCCCCGGCACGGAATTCTCCAGCGATCGCCACTACCTGATCTTTCAGACCGGGCGCTCGCCCCTGGCCTCGCGTTTGTTCAAACCCGTGATCGTCAACGGCTATTCGGGGGAGTTCGTCGGCGCGCCCGAGTTCCCTTGGTATCTCAAGGCTCTGCTGCTCTCACAGCCTTTGCATTTCGGCGACTACGGCGGGCTAACGCTGAAGATCGCCTGGTTTGTGCTCGATGTGGGAGCGATCGTGCTCCTGTGGAGCGGGGTGGCCTTGTGGCTACGTCGCCGACGGGCGCGTCATCAGCAGCACGGCGTGGCCGCGGCGCCCGCGCAAGGCGTCTCGTGA
- a CDS encoding TonB-dependent receptor — translation MDLTSTFGPNASARSGLWALISLIATSPATVWGQDGPAATDGDSDLPVDEIVLVIGSKLGQTRAEVAQSVAYLDEQRLRDDYILNVEDVFDRTANAFTGATLFGAYSIRGVKSTNVTDGFSRANALSTVLINGTALGISATDYVKPSLFDARVVEILRGPQSVAQGPNALIGSIVIDYNDPTFDGYEGSAVGEFGELGTLRLATVQNLALVPDVLAARITLETRQSDGAVNNPTTGQDDVQRTDEETIRTQFRLQPLSDERLVIDLTYLRNRSDSNPFANSEANDSIGQSLFDRVQTVDEPDSYPSSFDFLSLEADWSIDDRWALRSVTGYGDFRSTQRLDGDASPAPLFVIDFDVSEEILSQEVRLHYTSPRLQLLTGLFYSDARFENGFDFQGLLPGESGELIPFSQFQTTAEDVKQLAVFAKGSFALTQRLHATLGLRLNREERAQRLLTDQLGAPLSFDGDADFTQILPSASLRYDISEQSAIGALYSRGYQGGGFAVGLILNEVQPYDEEFIDNYEIFLRHRTLNDRLTLSANVFYFDWRDQQVPFTPEGGFPGLDEFIANAGSSSVFGLELDVQAQVTETLSMFFSIGVSDTQFDEFTVDGQDLSGQPFPGAPDFNLALGLTYQSPTGWFGAATYTYVDSTYTELASPDFTAIRARNLLAGRVGYRREHWSVFAFGQNLLDEDYELAVFDRRVLGVPDPIGRVADPRVVGAGFSLNW, via the coding sequence ATGGATTTGACCAGTACTTTCGGGCCGAACGCGTCGGCGCGCTCTGGCCTGTGGGCCCTGATTTCCCTCATTGCCACAAGCCCCGCGACGGTGTGGGGACAGGACGGCCCTGCCGCCACCGACGGTGATAGCGACTTGCCCGTGGACGAGATCGTCCTGGTCATCGGCAGCAAATTGGGCCAGACACGCGCCGAAGTGGCGCAGAGCGTGGCGTACCTCGACGAACAGCGCCTGCGCGATGACTACATCCTCAACGTCGAGGACGTCTTCGACCGCACCGCCAACGCCTTCACCGGCGCCACCCTGTTCGGGGCGTACAGCATCCGTGGCGTGAAGAGCACCAACGTCACGGACGGCTTCAGCCGAGCGAACGCCCTCTCCACCGTACTCATCAACGGCACGGCCCTCGGCATTTCCGCCACCGACTACGTGAAACCGTCGCTCTTCGATGCGCGCGTAGTAGAGATACTGCGCGGACCCCAGTCCGTCGCTCAGGGGCCGAATGCGCTGATCGGCTCCATCGTCATCGACTACAACGATCCCACCTTCGATGGTTACGAGGGCAGTGCCGTGGGCGAGTTCGGCGAACTGGGCACGCTGCGCCTGGCTACCGTTCAAAACCTTGCCCTAGTGCCGGACGTTCTCGCGGCGCGCATCACGCTGGAAACACGTCAAAGCGATGGGGCTGTCAACAACCCCACCACCGGTCAGGACGATGTGCAGCGTACGGACGAGGAGACCATTCGCACGCAGTTCCGCCTGCAACCCCTGAGCGATGAGCGCCTGGTGATCGATCTGACCTACTTGCGGAACCGCTCGGACTCTAACCCTTTCGCCAACAGCGAAGCCAACGATTCGATTGGTCAGAGCTTGTTCGACCGCGTGCAAACGGTGGACGAGCCAGACAGCTACCCCTCGTCCTTCGACTTCCTCTCCCTGGAGGCCGATTGGAGTATCGACGATCGCTGGGCCCTTCGAAGCGTTACGGGCTACGGCGACTTCAGATCAACGCAGCGCCTCGACGGCGATGCGAGCCCCGCCCCCTTGTTCGTCATCGACTTTGATGTGAGCGAGGAGATCCTGAGCCAGGAGGTGCGCTTGCACTACACATCGCCACGCCTACAGCTGCTCACGGGTCTGTTCTACTCCGATGCTCGCTTCGAGAACGGTTTCGATTTCCAAGGACTGCTGCCCGGCGAGAGCGGCGAGTTGATTCCCTTCAGCCAGTTCCAGACAACGGCAGAGGACGTGAAGCAGCTCGCCGTCTTCGCCAAGGGCAGCTTTGCCCTCACGCAACGCCTACACGCGACGCTGGGCTTGCGCTTAAACCGAGAGGAGCGTGCCCAGCGCCTGCTCACGGACCAGCTGGGTGCACCGCTCAGCTTCGACGGCGACGCCGACTTCACGCAGATCTTGCCAAGCGCCTCGTTGCGGTACGACATCAGCGAGCAGAGTGCCATCGGCGCCCTCTACAGCCGCGGCTACCAGGGCGGTGGCTTCGCCGTCGGACTGATCCTAAATGAGGTCCAACCCTACGATGAGGAGTTCATCGACAACTACGAGATCTTCCTACGCCATCGCACACTCAATGATCGCCTCACGCTGAGCGCCAACGTGTTCTACTTCGACTGGCGTGACCAGCAAGTGCCGTTTACGCCCGAGGGTGGCTTCCCCGGCCTGGACGAGTTCATCGCAAACGCTGGCTCCTCCTCCGTATTTGGCCTGGAACTCGACGTGCAGGCGCAGGTCACCGAAACGCTCTCGATGTTCTTTTCTATAGGCGTGAGCGACACACAGTTCGACGAGTTTACGGTGGATGGGCAAGACCTTAGCGGTCAGCCATTCCCCGGCGCTCCCGACTTCAACCTCGCACTTGGGTTGACCTACCAATCGCCCACGGGGTGGTTCGGCGCCGCCACGTACACCTACGTGGATAGCACCTATACGGAGCTCGCATCGCCGGACTTCACGGCCATACGTGCGCGCAATCTATTGGCCGGGCGGGTCGGCTATCGGCGCGAGCACTGGTCTGTCTTCGCCTTCGGCCAAAACCTGCTCGACGAGGACTACGAACTGGCGGTGTTCGATCGCCGCGTGCTCGGCGTTCCGGACCCGATCGGGCGCGTGGCCGATCCACGCGTGGTCGGCGCCGGCTTCAGCCTCAACTGGTAG
- a CDS encoding AraC family transcriptional regulator produces the protein MGTRIESFSLSEDSKALVYKSHLRPYSGDSPGPLGIHLVMLLNGGGRFRFAYDGIAFDSPMIPGNMAVRLGGSRAQGHWPEATTLQLGVDDALLFELMADASEDARIDVEALASRALDSRALRQQFIRCASVVTDTVTSALEREEQLLAVAGSLLEHSATRVVPKVRERPLSALHAARVREYVNDVGVLPPTIEQLAKLCDLSRAHFSRAFSLTFGVTPSQYVNEVRMHRAAALLRERRGTVLDIALESGYSNPSKFAAAFRRGFGMAPTEWQQL, from the coding sequence ATGGGCACCCGTATCGAGTCCTTCAGCCTGTCGGAAGACAGCAAGGCGCTCGTGTACAAGTCGCATCTGCGGCCGTACTCGGGTGACTCGCCGGGCCCCCTGGGCATCCACCTGGTGATGCTCCTGAACGGTGGGGGCCGTTTTCGCTTCGCTTACGACGGTATCGCCTTCGACAGCCCGATGATCCCAGGCAACATGGCCGTACGCCTTGGGGGAAGTCGGGCGCAGGGGCACTGGCCGGAGGCCACCACGCTGCAGCTGGGCGTGGACGACGCGCTACTCTTCGAGCTGATGGCGGACGCGAGCGAAGACGCTCGCATCGACGTGGAGGCGCTGGCGTCCCGTGCGTTGGATTCGAGGGCCCTACGTCAGCAGTTCATCCGATGCGCCTCGGTGGTCACCGACACTGTGACTTCGGCCCTCGAGCGAGAAGAGCAGCTGCTGGCGGTTGCTGGTTCGCTGCTTGAACACAGTGCGACTCGCGTAGTGCCCAAGGTGCGCGAGCGCCCCCTGTCCGCCCTGCACGCTGCGCGCGTGCGCGAGTACGTCAACGACGTCGGCGTGCTGCCACCCACGATCGAGCAGCTCGCGAAACTGTGTGATCTCAGTCGCGCCCATTTCTCCCGGGCCTTCAGCCTGACCTTTGGCGTGACGCCGTCGCAGTACGTGAATGAGGTGCGCATGCATCGAGCGGCCGCATTGCTCCGCGAGCGCCGCGGGACGGTGCTCGACATCGCCCTTGAGTCAGGCTACTCGAATCCTTCCAAATTTGCGGCAGCGTTCCGTCGGGGCTTCGGAATGGCGCCAACGGAGTGGCAGCAGCTGTAG
- a CDS encoding class I SAM-dependent methyltransferase, producing the protein MTDRRYADPLQARSYVAGPRQFVPGYDAMHTMAAQLIAEHAGPDARILVLGAGGGLETASFARLQPGWRFVGVDPHEAMLEQARITLREAGVLDRVELTCGYMRDSPPGPFDGASCLLTLHFLEGEDAKRDALTAIRERLPRGARLVLVDLCLDRDAPDFDMRRDRYARFALNAGADAADVATTRARLKEVLSTLCATREAELIAEAGFVDAELFYAAMSWRGWVAKAP; encoded by the coding sequence ATGACCGACCGCCGTTACGCCGACCCGCTGCAGGCAAGATCCTACGTGGCGGGTCCCCGCCAATTCGTCCCCGGCTACGACGCTATGCACACCATGGCCGCCCAGCTGATCGCAGAACACGCGGGCCCTGACGCTCGCATCTTGGTGTTAGGCGCCGGCGGCGGCTTGGAGACCGCATCCTTTGCCCGCCTACAGCCGGGGTGGCGCTTCGTCGGCGTCGATCCCCACGAGGCGATGCTCGAGCAAGCGCGCATCACCCTACGGGAGGCGGGCGTCCTGGATCGCGTCGAACTGACGTGTGGCTACATGCGCGATTCACCGCCGGGCCCCTTCGACGGCGCGTCCTGCCTCCTTACGCTGCATTTCCTCGAGGGCGAGGACGCCAAGCGCGATGCGCTGACAGCGATCCGCGAACGCTTGCCACGCGGTGCCCGCCTCGTCCTGGTGGATCTATGCCTAGACCGCGACGCCCCCGACTTCGATATGCGTCGCGACCGCTACGCACGCTTCGCGCTCAACGCAGGTGCTGATGCCGCCGACGTTGCTACCACTCGCGCACGCCTCAAAGAAGTGTTAAGCACGCTGTGTGCTACGCGCGAAGCCGAGCTGATCGCCGAGGCGGGGTTCGTCGACGCCGAGTTGTTCTACGCTGCGATGTCGTGGCGCGGGTGGGTGGCGAAAGCACCCTGA
- a CDS encoding NAD(P)/FAD-dependent oxidoreductase: MSNGPDVIILGGGHNGLTCAAYLARAGRSVLVLEARSRVGGAAVTEEFHPGFRNSLASYTVSLLNPKVIADLDLHGHGLEIRNRPIGNFMPLDSERSLATGTDLAGTQAEFARHSKRDAEALPAYYDWLERAASVLRDMLLETPPNVGGGLLDLWRAGRLANRLRKLPQHDQDAVFQLFTASAADVLDGWFENPHIKALFGFDSIVGNFSTPYSGGSAYVLLHHVFGEVNGVSGAWGHAVGGMGAISESIAAAARAAGAEIRCDARVAEVLVKDGKVAGVRLEDGTEERAPIVSANVTPKRLLLDLLPAGTLPSEVQRRVESTRYGSGTFRMNVALDRLPTFASRPAPGPHHSAGIIVAPTLDYMEQAYVDARREGWAREPIVEMLIPSTLDDSLAPQGQHVASLFCQHVSPQLPDGREWDEVRDTVARHMIDTVDRYAPGFADSVLGYMALSPADLERKLGLTGGDIFHGALALNQLYSARPMLGAANYRMPVTGLYLCGSGAHPGGGVTGVPGHNAAREILRDRVG; the protein is encoded by the coding sequence ATGAGCAACGGACCCGATGTCATCATCCTCGGAGGCGGCCACAACGGCCTGACCTGCGCCGCTTACCTCGCACGCGCGGGGCGCAGCGTCCTGGTGCTGGAAGCGCGCTCACGCGTCGGCGGCGCGGCCGTGACCGAGGAATTCCACCCCGGCTTCCGCAACTCCCTCGCGAGCTACACGGTCAGCCTCCTCAACCCCAAGGTCATCGCCGATCTCGACCTGCACGGCCACGGCCTCGAGATCCGCAATCGGCCCATCGGCAACTTCATGCCCCTCGACAGCGAACGCTCCCTGGCTACCGGCACCGATCTCGCCGGGACGCAGGCGGAGTTCGCCCGCCACTCCAAGCGCGATGCCGAAGCCTTACCCGCCTACTACGACTGGCTGGAGCGAGCCGCCTCCGTCCTGCGCGACATGCTGCTCGAGACCCCACCGAACGTGGGCGGTGGTCTCCTCGATCTGTGGCGCGCAGGACGTCTCGCCAACCGACTACGCAAGCTGCCGCAGCACGATCAGGACGCCGTGTTCCAGCTCTTCACCGCCAGCGCGGCTGACGTGCTCGACGGCTGGTTCGAGAACCCCCACATCAAAGCCCTGTTCGGCTTCGACTCCATCGTCGGCAACTTCTCTACCCCCTACTCGGGCGGCAGTGCTTACGTGCTGCTCCACCACGTGTTCGGCGAGGTGAACGGGGTATCAGGCGCCTGGGGCCATGCCGTGGGCGGCATGGGCGCGATCTCGGAGTCTATTGCTGCCGCTGCCCGCGCGGCGGGTGCAGAGATCCGCTGCGATGCACGGGTCGCCGAGGTACTGGTGAAGGACGGGAAGGTCGCCGGCGTGCGGCTAGAGGACGGCACGGAGGAACGCGCACCTATCGTCTCCGCTAATGTCACGCCGAAGCGGCTGCTGCTCGACCTCTTACCGGCGGGGACGTTGCCATCTGAGGTCCAGCGGCGAGTAGAAAGCACGCGGTATGGCTCTGGCACGTTCCGCATGAACGTCGCCCTCGATCGCCTGCCCACCTTCGCCAGCCGGCCCGCCCCCGGCCCGCACCACAGCGCGGGGATCATCGTCGCGCCGACGCTGGACTACATGGAGCAGGCCTACGTTGACGCCCGTCGTGAAGGCTGGGCGCGTGAGCCCATCGTGGAGATGCTCATCCCCAGCACGCTCGATGACTCACTGGCGCCGCAAGGCCAGCACGTGGCCAGCCTGTTCTGCCAGCACGTGAGTCCCCAGCTGCCGGACGGACGAGAATGGGACGAGGTGCGCGATACGGTCGCCCGGCACATGATCGACACGGTCGATCGCTATGCGCCCGGGTTTGCTGACAGCGTCCTTGGGTATATGGCGCTGAGTCCCGCGGATCTGGAACGCAAGCTCGGGCTTACCGGCGGAGACATCTTTCATGGCGCGCTGGCACTGAATCAGCTTTACAGCGCGCGGCCCATGCTTGGCGCGGCCAACTATCGCATGCCCGTGACGGGGCTCTACTTGTGCGGTAGTGGCGCGCATCCCGGCGGCGGCGTGACGGGGGTGCCCGGTCACAATGCGGCGCGAGAGATTCTGCGGGATCGGGTGGGATGA
- a CDS encoding alpha/beta fold hydrolase, producing the protein MFVRTAVLITILFNGALAQDDPALDQPARELQRAFDVQPSEGLGGGTTAALDLTIPTMFNDSVNGPINVVCPFKDDVDYKPGEVTCGFIEVPENRSDPDSRTIRLLFTKLHAKAGLEPDPDDEDKDGDDDEEELVERDDPIGYLTGGPGAPVAYYVKRFIDHDLLKTRDIYILQQRGIEESGAFCPFFGTIRPELSVAKSMREAELEMAQRIRDCLDAATARGVDVSAYNTVENAHDVRALRRALGFDTWNVWGISYGSHLGQMLTQIDPDGIRALVIDAIVPNNLEELMRFGKWLALDFEKLFERCDETGGPHCEGLEERFDALFDAPWLRVDAPDEEVVPAGEFHLPPYIGGFLAFSMLYEQDKYPAIPAVMDHLVEKFEQGDSDLFTGLGGILSGGGDQGMSSAIRCNDGYYQAAADDLPKDLEEYPRVAAAVSSLEGAQALAQACIDGGAAPRDRADYQLVQTDIPTLIINGRWDPITPPPLAELIAPGFSNGRLILVPYAGHGPTRSMSECSGKVLTAFYDDPSQDLGQLDALCFEEGPGAPEFTRYKTTDLPLSAFSLLALDEKKPLIIAGVSAGTSALILLIGLLLIPTGVIARIRVFGGAQGLAIGDGSTRLLAFVTALTGVGGLALLGIGAGKAYKIAEESLVAGMAWPAPIGPWLLLLAALCGLALTVRTVTRRLQEPVRLGTVLGFVLMGAAAIVLLVTAFLWDLGPF; encoded by the coding sequence ATGTTCGTCCGTACCGCTGTCCTCATCACGATCCTCTTCAACGGCGCCCTGGCCCAGGACGACCCTGCCTTGGACCAACCCGCCCGCGAGCTGCAAAGGGCGTTTGACGTTCAGCCGTCCGAAGGCCTAGGTGGAGGCACGACGGCCGCCCTCGACCTGACCATCCCGACCATGTTCAACGACAGTGTCAACGGTCCGATCAACGTCGTCTGTCCATTCAAGGACGACGTCGACTACAAGCCTGGCGAGGTTACCTGCGGGTTCATCGAGGTGCCGGAGAACCGCAGCGATCCCGACAGCCGCACCATCCGCCTCCTGTTCACCAAGCTGCACGCCAAGGCCGGGCTGGAACCGGATCCGGACGATGAGGACAAGGACGGAGACGACGACGAAGAGGAGCTGGTGGAGCGCGACGACCCCATCGGTTATCTCACGGGCGGTCCCGGGGCTCCTGTCGCATACTACGTCAAACGCTTCATCGACCACGACCTGCTGAAGACGCGCGACATCTACATCCTGCAGCAGCGCGGGATCGAGGAGAGCGGCGCCTTCTGCCCGTTCTTTGGCACAATCCGCCCGGAGCTGTCCGTGGCGAAGAGCATGCGTGAGGCGGAGTTGGAGATGGCCCAACGCATTCGTGACTGTCTCGACGCTGCGACGGCGCGCGGAGTGGATGTTTCCGCCTATAACACTGTTGAGAACGCCCATGACGTGCGAGCCCTACGACGCGCACTTGGCTTTGACACCTGGAATGTCTGGGGCATTTCCTACGGCTCGCATCTCGGCCAGATGCTCACCCAGATCGATCCCGACGGCATTCGCGCGCTGGTCATCGATGCGATCGTTCCGAACAACCTCGAAGAGCTCATGCGGTTCGGTAAGTGGCTCGCGCTGGATTTCGAAAAGCTGTTCGAGCGGTGCGACGAGACGGGAGGCCCTCACTGCGAGGGGCTGGAGGAGCGCTTTGACGCGCTGTTCGACGCGCCCTGGCTGCGAGTCGACGCGCCGGATGAAGAGGTAGTCCCGGCGGGGGAGTTCCATCTTCCGCCCTACATTGGCGGCTTCCTTGCCTTCTCGATGCTGTATGAGCAGGACAAGTACCCAGCGATCCCTGCGGTGATGGATCATCTCGTGGAGAAGTTTGAGCAGGGTGACTCCGATCTCTTCACGGGACTGGGCGGCATCCTGTCAGGCGGTGGCGATCAGGGGATGAGTTCCGCCATTAGGTGCAACGACGGCTACTACCAGGCGGCGGCCGATGATCTCCCGAAGGACCTCGAGGAGTATCCCCGCGTCGCTGCGGCGGTGTCGTCGCTCGAGGGGGCACAGGCGCTGGCGCAGGCGTGCATCGATGGGGGCGCCGCCCCCCGCGACCGCGCGGACTATCAGCTAGTGCAAACGGACATTCCCACCTTGATCATCAACGGCCGCTGGGATCCGATCACGCCGCCGCCGCTTGCCGAGTTGATTGCGCCGGGCTTTTCCAACGGCCGTTTGATTCTAGTGCCCTACGCTGGACACGGCCCCACCCGATCCATGAGTGAATGTTCCGGTAAGGTGCTCACGGCCTTCTACGACGACCCGAGTCAGGACCTTGGCCAACTGGATGCGTTGTGCTTTGAGGAAGGTCCGGGCGCGCCGGAGTTCACCCGCTACAAGACGACAGACCTGCCACTCAGCGCGTTCTCGCTTCTGGCGCTCGATGAGAAGAAGCCGCTCATCATCGCTGGCGTCTCCGCCGGCACATCGGCGCTGATTCTACTAATCGGACTGCTGCTCATCCCTACTGGTGTCATTGCCCGTATCCGTGTCTTCGGTGGCGCTCAGGGGCTTGCGATCGGCGACGGCTCGACGAGGCTGCTGGCCTTCGTCACTGCGCTCACCGGCGTTGGCGGCCTCGCCCTGCTCGGGATTGGCGCTGGCAAGGCTTACAAGATCGCTGAGGAATCCCTCGTCGCCGGGATGGCGTGGCCCGCGCCGATCGGGCCTTGGCTGTTGTTGCTGGCGGCGCTGTGCGGTCTCGCGCTCACGGTGCGAACGGTTACTAGGCGGTTGCAGGAACCTGTGCGACTGGGAACCGTACTGGGCTTTGTGCTCATGGGCGCGGCGGCTATCGTGCTGCTCGTCACGGCCTTCCTCTGGGACTTAGGGCCATTCTGA